From one Salmo salar chromosome ssa09, Ssal_v3.1, whole genome shotgun sequence genomic stretch:
- the LOC106612670 gene encoding GTPase IMAP family member 4: MTRSNGSSQFNHSWSRPMYFKAEPANTILGKREFHTGIMTTHSSKRKGTVAGRQVTVVDTPGWYVGRITPGNVAQELGRVVSLCSLGPHAILLVVSATGDFRQGKWRTTEERLRQIQAPIWQRTIVLLTH; the protein is encoded by the exons ATGACACGTTCAAATGGCAGCTCACAGTTCAACCACTCTTG GTCAAGACCCATGTATTTCAAAGCTGAGCCTGCGAACACCATCTTGGGCAAGAGGGAGTTTCACACAGGGATAATGACAACTCACAGCTCCAAGAGGAAGGGCACTGTTGCTGGAAGACAGGTGACGGTGGTGGACACGCCTGGATGGTACGTGGGGCGCATCACCCCTGGCAATGTGGCACAGGAGCTGGGGCGAGTCGTGTCCCTCTGTTCCCTGGGGCCCCATGCCATCCTCCTGGTGGTCTCTGCCACAGGGGACTTCAGGCAGGGAAAATGGAGGACCACGGAGGAGCGTCTGAGGCAGATCCAGGCCCCTATCTGGCAGCGAACTATAGTGCTCCTAACCCACTGA